In Candidatus Hydrogenedentota bacterium, the following are encoded in one genomic region:
- a CDS encoding site-specific DNA-methyltransferase, which produces MSDLALFRKRNKPFYKTRLGSAHLGDSLELMARLPAECVNLVLTSPPFALTSKKEYGNEEENKYVDWFLGFSKEFKRILARNGSFVVDLGGAYLPGKPIRSLYQYELLIRLCKEQGFHLAQEFYHYNPARLPAPAEWVNVRRERVKDSVNVVWWLSKISHPKANNRNVLRPYTDAMKSLLQKGYRAKTRPSGHVITHKFQRDNRGAIPPNLLELGNNDSNSDYMRRCGESGVKPHPARFPKKFAEFFIRFLTDEDDLVFDPFAGSNTTGCVAEQLGRHWLSFELNSEYLEGSRFRFEDESDLFGRGAIIE; this is translated from the coding sequence ATGAGTGACTTAGCCCTTTTTCGGAAGCGGAATAAACCTTTCTACAAAACGCGCTTGGGCTCGGCACACTTGGGCGACAGTCTGGAGCTAATGGCGAGACTGCCGGCAGAGTGCGTTAATCTTGTCCTTACCTCTCCACCATTTGCGCTGACGAGCAAGAAAGAATACGGAAATGAAGAAGAAAACAAATATGTTGACTGGTTCCTAGGCTTCTCCAAGGAATTCAAGAGAATACTAGCAAGGAACGGTTCCTTCGTTGTCGATCTTGGCGGCGCCTACTTACCCGGGAAGCCAATACGAAGCCTCTATCAATACGAGCTTCTGATTCGACTTTGCAAAGAACAGGGGTTCCACCTGGCTCAGGAGTTTTATCACTACAATCCCGCGCGATTACCTGCACCAGCGGAGTGGGTAAACGTTCGGCGCGAACGAGTCAAGGATTCTGTGAACGTAGTGTGGTGGCTCAGTAAGATATCTCATCCAAAAGCGAACAACCGAAACGTTCTACGCCCATATACCGATGCCATGAAGTCTCTGCTTCAAAAGGGCTATCGGGCCAAAACCAGGCCTAGCGGACACGTAATAACGCATAAATTCCAGCGCGATAACCGCGGCGCGATTCCGCCGAACCTTCTAGAGTTGGGGAATAACGATTCTAACAGCGATTATATGCGGCGATGCGGAGAAAGTGGAGTCAAACCGCATCCGGCGCGTTTTCCGAAGAAGTTCGCCGAATTCTTTATCCGATTTCTTACGGATGAGGACGATTTGGTTTTCGATCCGTTCGCGGGCTCCAACACCACTGGTTGCGTCGCCGAGCAGCTCGGACGGCATTGGTTGTCTTTCGAGTTGAATAGCGAATACCTCGAAGGTAGCCGATTTCGCTTCGAAGACGAAAGCGATCTTTTTGGTCGTGGAGCGATCATTGAATAA
- a CDS encoding HNH endonuclease, translating to MANLTKPQLRSRVIEAVKASGWFVLDEQAPNEHPFKLTVFPNGRSNESRKIKVYIWNVSHGGKKRADDEYRIQSKVSHFQPELGYDLLILGWWEEGRVFAAFDYRKHSGAVAWSASFQIKLDALENAAISGFSPSQKENQEIAIALRPDFLCHYVENRQAFHEFGRSSRDFQLLNTFSQQTESLDDDSLVDSMPRARRKAIRMVRTSIRDFNFRWRVLTAYTYKCAFCDIQLGLVEAAHIVPVSVENSTDATNNGIALCSLHHSAFDAGLVTLDERYRILVSENKISELRLQNLLGGEHLFRTSLRPVISVPPTHSDRPRIDNIKRANSLRGW from the coding sequence ATGGCAAATCTTACAAAACCACAACTTCGTTCACGCGTAATCGAGGCTGTGAAGGCTAGCGGATGGTTCGTACTGGACGAACAAGCGCCGAACGAACATCCTTTTAAGCTGACGGTTTTTCCAAACGGCCGATCCAATGAATCTCGAAAAATAAAAGTCTACATCTGGAACGTTTCTCATGGCGGGAAGAAGCGCGCGGATGACGAATATAGAATCCAGTCCAAAGTTTCGCATTTCCAACCCGAACTGGGTTACGACTTGCTTATTCTCGGATGGTGGGAAGAGGGCCGCGTATTTGCGGCCTTTGACTATCGGAAACATTCGGGGGCAGTGGCGTGGTCTGCATCGTTCCAAATTAAGTTAGACGCGCTCGAGAACGCCGCCATTAGCGGATTCTCACCGTCGCAAAAGGAGAACCAGGAAATAGCAATTGCCTTGCGGCCGGACTTCCTCTGCCACTACGTGGAGAACCGACAAGCGTTTCACGAATTCGGAAGATCATCTAGAGATTTCCAACTTCTGAACACCTTTTCTCAGCAAACCGAATCATTAGATGACGACAGCCTTGTAGACTCTATGCCGCGTGCTCGTCGTAAAGCGATCAGAATGGTCCGCACGTCTATTCGCGATTTCAACTTCCGGTGGCGTGTACTGACCGCATACACATACAAATGTGCGTTTTGTGATATTCAGTTGGGCCTTGTCGAAGCGGCGCATATAGTACCTGTCAGTGTCGAAAACTCCACTGACGCTACGAATAACGGCATCGCTTTGTGTTCATTGCATCATTCGGCATTCGATGCTGGTCTGGTGACGCTAGATGAGAGATACCGCATCTTAGTAAGTGAGAATAAGATATCGGAACTACGTCTGCAAAACCTACTTGGAGGCGAGCATCTATTTCGTACATCGCTGCGACCGGTAATCTCAGTTCCTCCGACACATAGCGACAGACCAAGGATCGACAATATAAAACGAGCAAACTCCTTGAGGGGATGGTGA
- the pspC gene encoding envelope stress response membrane protein PspC — MHHSQRDSGHIYRSRHGLIFGVCRGVAEYLGFSVFWMRVLTIGGAIFTGIWPMIAVYIIAALVMKPEPVVPFEEDSEQEFYNSYVSSRSMALARLKRTFDNLERRIRRMENLVTAREYDWERRLNERG; from the coding sequence ATGCACCATAGCCAACGCGACAGCGGTCACATCTATCGTTCGCGCCACGGACTGATCTTCGGCGTGTGCCGCGGCGTGGCGGAATATCTGGGATTCAGCGTGTTCTGGATGCGCGTGCTGACCATCGGCGGCGCAATCTTCACGGGCATTTGGCCGATGATCGCCGTGTACATCATTGCGGCGCTGGTGATGAAGCCGGAGCCGGTGGTGCCGTTTGAAGAGGATTCCGAACAGGAGTTCTACAACTCGTATGTTAGTTCGCGATCCATGGCGCTCGCGCGGCTCAAAAGGACCTTTGATAACCTCGAACGGCGAATTCGACGGATGGAGAATCTCGTGACTGCGCGGGAATACGACTGGGAACGGAGACTGAACGAGCGGGGATAG
- a CDS encoding phage-shock protein, whose protein sequence is MNVAEMAVMIPLVAVTGGIFLAALKIWRGDGGSGKQSSNAEEARLIQDIYHGLLKMEERVEALETLLLEREKEDSARERKEV, encoded by the coding sequence ATGAACGTCGCGGAAATGGCCGTCATGATCCCGCTTGTCGCCGTAACGGGAGGAATTTTCCTTGCGGCACTGAAGATTTGGCGGGGGGACGGTGGCAGCGGCAAGCAGAGTTCGAACGCTGAGGAAGCGCGTTTGATTCAGGACATTTACCACGGACTGCTGAAGATGGAGGAGCGCGTTGAAGCGCTGGAGACACTCCTGCTCGAGCGGGAGAAGGAAGACAGCGCGCGCGAGCGCAAGGAAGTGTAG
- a CDS encoding 2TM domain-containing protein — MRRRPSRFEGSITSTSTSTSTSTKDKGAATMTYDYRTERETEREEMFTIAEVEAILRRGLNRKRDSGEITRGELIDTARELGLEPREVERAIVEQRKLGAIEAAQEEYKAAKKRGFYRHLRAYLIINAALLLINLVSGGDLWFFYPLIGWGIGLAFHASNAFNPGQREIECGARRILRKRQRRESYFG; from the coding sequence ATGAGGCGCCGTCCGAGCCGATTCGAAGGATCGATTACGAGCACGAGCACGAGCACGAGCACGAGCACGAAAGACAAAGGGGCCGCGACGATGACATACGACTATCGCACGGAACGCGAGACAGAACGGGAGGAGATGTTCACCATCGCGGAGGTGGAGGCGATTCTTCGCCGCGGTCTCAACCGCAAGCGTGATTCGGGCGAGATTACGCGCGGCGAACTGATCGACACCGCGCGCGAACTTGGGCTCGAGCCGCGCGAGGTCGAGCGTGCGATTGTCGAGCAGCGCAAGCTGGGCGCGATCGAGGCGGCGCAGGAGGAGTACAAGGCGGCCAAGAAGCGGGGCTTTTACCGGCACCTTAGGGCATATTTGATCATTAATGCCGCGCTCCTGTTGATCAATCTCGTATCCGGCGGCGATCTGTGGTTTTTCTACCCGCTGATTGGTTGGGGCATTGGACTGGCGTTTCACGCCTCAAACGCGTTTAACCCGGGCCAGCGCGAAATCGAGTGCGGCGCGCGGCGGATTCTGCGCAAGCGGCAGCGGCGCGAAAGCTATTTCGGGTAG
- the pspA gene encoding phage shock protein PspA — MGIFTRVRDIISSNINAMLEKAEDPEKLIKLMIREMEDTLVEVKASCAGAMATKKKIQREIDEVRKRENDWGAKAQLAVDKGREDLAREALVEKRRFRERAESIDRELAHCDSLVEQYQKDIVQLEDKLASAREKQRVLVQRHVAAQKRRQAQEQVRATDNADALARFENFEQRIERMEAEADLVNFGKKAASLEEEFAKLAGDEEIEKQLAELKAKKQG; from the coding sequence ATGGGAATCTTCACACGCGTACGCGACATCATCAGTTCGAACATCAATGCGATGCTCGAAAAGGCGGAGGACCCGGAGAAGCTGATTAAGCTGATGATCCGCGAGATGGAGGACACGCTCGTCGAGGTGAAGGCTTCGTGCGCGGGCGCGATGGCGACGAAGAAGAAAATCCAGCGCGAGATCGACGAAGTGCGCAAACGCGAGAATGACTGGGGCGCGAAGGCGCAGCTCGCGGTAGACAAGGGCCGCGAAGACCTGGCGCGGGAGGCGCTGGTCGAGAAGCGCCGGTTCCGCGAACGCGCGGAATCGATCGACCGCGAGTTGGCGCATTGCGACAGCCTGGTCGAGCAGTATCAGAAGGACATCGTGCAACTCGAAGACAAGCTGGCGTCGGCGCGCGAGAAGCAGCGCGTGCTGGTGCAGCGGCACGTGGCCGCGCAGAAGCGGCGCCAGGCGCAGGAACAGGTGCGCGCGACGGACAACGCGGACGCGTTGGCGCGGTTCGAGAACTTCGAGCAGCGCATCGAGCGCATGGAAGCCGAAGCGGACCTGGTGAACTTCGGAAAGAAAGCGGCGTCGCTCGAGGAGGAATTCGCCAAGTTGGCGGGCGACGAGGAAATCGAGAAGCAGTTGGCGGAGTTGAAGGCGAAGAAGCAGGGTTAA
- a CDS encoding PilZ domain-containing protein → MVQEQRNGFDEARRFARVAFDGRVVYRYASDDEGMARVADVSRGGLRLCMGRYLRPGTRVMLEAEGVRVNGQPIEMKGQIVWCVPERGHRFAAGVRVIYDEPDAVTAASALVNHALHASGVVQELKDRQVANAAWRVRPLGRGTRVAGARFAAGNA, encoded by the coding sequence ATGGTGCAGGAACAGCGGAATGGATTCGACGAGGCGCGGCGGTTCGCGCGGGTCGCGTTCGACGGCCGCGTGGTGTACCGCTATGCGTCGGACGACGAGGGCATGGCCCGGGTGGCCGACGTGAGTCGCGGCGGGTTGCGGTTGTGCATGGGCCGTTATCTGCGCCCTGGGACGCGCGTGATGCTGGAGGCGGAGGGCGTCCGGGTGAACGGGCAGCCGATCGAGATGAAGGGCCAGATCGTATGGTGCGTGCCGGAACGCGGTCACCGGTTTGCCGCGGGAGTACGGGTCATTTACGACGAGCCGGACGCCGTGACCGCGGCGTCGGCGCTGGTGAACCACGCGCTGCACGCATCGGGAGTCGTACAAGAGTTGAAGGACAGACAGGTCGCGAACGCGGCATGGCGCGTGCGGCCTTTGGGCAGAGGAACCCGCGTCGCCGGCGCACGTTTTGCGGCGGGAAACGCGTAG
- a CDS encoding sulfatase-like hydrolase/transferase has translation MQRRNFLAVAGVAAATGLSGCATPSVSREPEKGARSGKPNVLVVIVDQHRADCIGAYGNREVRTPNIDALAADGVRYENAFCCYPVCTPSRYSMFSGMYVHDHGGSSNRCTLRAGIDTYPRILRDAGYRTVAVGKMHFTPTYLDVGFDRMYLAEQDGDGRWDDDYHRELMQRGLIDINDLEDQRREFRAHARKEYWEHFGALPTNLPPEMHSTEWIGRKSLEILGEWGSGGNLLVTSFVKPHHPFDAIAEDAAGYDPAALTLLPGWTQECFAHDLALQTGYLPYKDLSEARLRRIMAYYYATIEQIDRQVGAMVEVLKKKGLYEDAVIVYVSDHGEYMGHHHMILKGNYMYDSLARVPLIVKYPNGRRAGETFAGLVSLVDLAPTLVRQAGCAPGERMTGLDLAAETKGRDIVFAESGRGEQVMARTRTHKLLLSAKPQQQLLYDLERDPMELTDVHSESANAAIVSDLSEKVKAWQGPAPMSAPYMDMGAAQIDQPNVPSPNLGHRSAAVEYYTREAKAYLPGL, from the coding sequence ATGCAACGCCGAAATTTTCTTGCGGTAGCCGGGGTGGCCGCGGCGACGGGACTGAGTGGTTGCGCGACGCCGAGCGTGTCGCGGGAACCGGAGAAGGGCGCCAGGTCCGGCAAGCCAAACGTCCTCGTCGTTATCGTCGATCAGCATCGTGCGGATTGTATCGGTGCGTACGGGAACCGGGAGGTGCGGACGCCGAACATCGACGCGCTCGCGGCGGATGGGGTGCGGTACGAGAACGCGTTTTGCTGCTATCCCGTGTGCACGCCGTCGCGGTACAGCATGTTCTCGGGGATGTACGTTCACGACCACGGCGGTAGCAGCAACCGGTGCACGTTGCGCGCGGGCATCGACACGTATCCGCGGATTCTCCGCGACGCGGGGTATCGCACGGTTGCCGTGGGCAAAATGCACTTCACGCCGACCTATCTCGACGTGGGTTTCGATCGGATGTATCTTGCGGAACAGGACGGCGACGGGCGGTGGGACGACGACTATCACCGCGAACTGATGCAGCGCGGGCTTATCGACATCAACGATCTCGAGGATCAGCGGCGGGAGTTCCGCGCGCACGCGCGAAAGGAGTATTGGGAACATTTTGGCGCGTTGCCGACGAATCTGCCGCCGGAAATGCATTCGACCGAATGGATCGGGCGGAAGTCTCTGGAGATTCTCGGCGAGTGGGGGAGTGGCGGAAACTTGCTCGTTACCAGCTTCGTCAAGCCGCACCACCCGTTCGATGCGATCGCGGAAGATGCGGCGGGTTACGATCCGGCGGCGCTGACGCTGCTGCCGGGGTGGACGCAGGAATGCTTTGCGCACGATCTTGCACTGCAGACGGGGTACTTGCCGTACAAAGATCTCAGCGAAGCGCGGCTGCGCCGGATCATGGCGTATTACTACGCGACGATCGAACAGATCGATCGGCAGGTCGGCGCTATGGTGGAGGTACTGAAGAAGAAGGGACTATATGAGGATGCGGTAATCGTGTACGTCAGCGATCACGGCGAGTACATGGGCCATCACCACATGATCCTGAAAGGCAATTACATGTACGACTCGCTTGCGCGTGTGCCGTTAATCGTCAAGTATCCAAACGGGAGGCGCGCGGGCGAGACGTTCGCGGGGTTGGTGAGTCTGGTCGATCTCGCGCCGACGCTGGTGCGGCAGGCGGGGTGCGCGCCGGGAGAGAGGATGACGGGATTGGACCTTGCGGCGGAGACGAAGGGACGCGACATCGTATTCGCCGAAAGCGGGCGGGGCGAGCAGGTCATGGCGCGGACGCGCACGCACAAGCTGCTGCTCTCCGCGAAGCCGCAGCAGCAATTGCTCTACGATCTCGAACGTGACCCTATGGAATTGACGGACGTGCATTCTGAGTCCGCTAATGCGGCGATCGTGAGCGACCTGTCGGAGAAGGTGAAGGCATGGCAGGGGCCGGCGCCGATGTCCGCTCCGTATATGGATATGGGCGCTGCACAGATTGATCAACCCAATGTCCCGTCCCCGAATCTGGGCCATCGATCGGCGGCAGTCGAGTACTACACGCGCGAGGCGAAGGCTTACCTCCCCGGACTTTGA